The DNA segment CGACCTTGTAGCTAGATCTCTGGCAGGCAACAAATAGCTGCCAGCTGATGAAAGCCATTATCAAAGAAATGAACATCTCGAATCCTACTATCTTGGGGAAGTGCCATCCCAGGCCTCGTCTCAGATAGCTGCAAACACATGGATAAACACATAAAACATGGTAGTGTAGAGATGTGCATGGTATTCGATAAGAGATATTTTTAAGGAGGGATTCTTAAACCgaatagataaaattttaacatcAAGCGTCGCAGACATACGCACCTCGTGATTGATGGCATTGTGGCAACAATCCCTGCACATGTGTATATAATAGGAATCAAAGGCTTGGGCTTGTTTTTCCGAAGCCACATTAAAGAGCCTAATGCCGCAAGTGAAATGCACAACACCTGGAATATTATCGGTGGaaaaattatatgaaaatatcaGAACATACGAAACAAAGCTGAATTCATTAAACTTATGAGGAACAAGTGATACTTTGGTATAAAACACGAGAGGAGCAATTAAGTACCAGATTGGCATTAGCCTCAAGACCCTGTAAAATGTAGTCCCAAGTAAATTCTAAGCCTCTCGCACCGACCCAAAGAGGTGCCAACCTATGCAGGACGGAGTCGGCAAAGGCCCAACCTGCCAAAATTGAATTATAATGCCAACAAAAATAAGCATATGGTAAACAAATGATGAAGGATGAAACATTTTAAACTTGTCACAAGTGTCCATTCTTTTTTATTGTCTGCAGGGGCCAGATGAACGGTTGTTTATTTAACATAAAAGATATCCCGAGACGAATGATTTGGTTTTATATAATTTCATTTTCACAGGTGTGGGATAAGTTTTACTCTTCACGTCAAGCATAATACCGTTCTGCACTCAATCACTTTAACCTTCAAAATAATTGAGAAAATGGAAGCATTACCACTCAACCTTAAAGCTTTGAGGCATGTAAAAGAAAATGTGTTTTCTATGCAATATTAACAAAAATGGTGATGAGCATAATCGTACTTACCAAGTCCAACAGCTTGGAATTTGTGATTTTGAGATATATTTCTGTGAGTCAGCCGTGTTAATGCAAAATAAAGTCCGGCAACATCTATGAACCCAATCATAGCTTTCATCAATTCCTGAGATAGAGAACGAGAGACGACAAAGTAATTATCGATTTTGCATTAGAAATGCTCTTTTAATGAAGTTCGACCAATTGTCATTACTCATAGTCTCCCATCAGAAACAATATTCTAACTAAGAGAAACAACCtctcaaataattttaaatctcCTCCCATCGCGAAATCGCAGAAAATTGCAGGGAGAAAATACATCTAATATATACACAAGATTGTTTTATCAGAACTTTCTCAACGCATCAATTCAGCCATTTCCCACGTTAAAATTTGACACACAAAATTGCAAATCAAAAGAATGATAAATGTTTCACCATTAAAATTTCCTCACTGTGTGGCAAGGCAACATTTAAATAACGTTTAGGAATTAATGGGATTGTAATATACATTCATCAAATTGATGTGTTTTCAAGGACATGGAGACCATTATGGAGTCTTACATTTTCCACAATAAAAGAATACAAATATTTGACAGTGGTTTTGACTTGTAGACATATGATAGCAGAAGATTGCAACATGCACAGAAGGTTAGTGATAGATACGAGAAGAGAAAAATGTTAACATATGGAAAAAGGATACCTGATATGGATCAAAACTGTCACTTTCAGATACCTTGAGAAATGTAGCAAGACAAACAAGCTGCGAAATAAATTACATGAATTAGAATGCCTGAAAATGAAGAGGAAAATCAAATGGGATTGCATTAAAACAGCTCGACCAAAACAACCAACCTTAACCAATGTTGTTACGAGATAAACAACAGCTGCTTTAATTGAAGTGCCAATTGTATCATACTCAGATCTGAGAAAGAAAATTACTCAATACAATAATAATCTGGACCGACCAGCCCTCACCACCAAAAACTATGGGCTATGGCTATTGGCATAATTGCAACTCAACTTTCTAAGTCGTAGAGCAACTAAAACATCACATTTTGATAGTGTGCTACATGGACAACTATTTTCCCCTCTGTTGGCATTTTCAATTCAACAATCATTAACACGTATTTACCATATACAAATCCCTGAAAATTCCTGCAGGCTGCAGGTTGCGTTTGGATCACTGGATGTAAACTAATTTCAAACTCCTTGATTTGTTTACATGTACTAAATTCAAGTGAATTCGAATACACCTAATACCAGAGTTACGCATTTTTTTACATAGTAATTCTCATGGGTTTCAAATATACATGAATGCAGTGATTTCGCAGCGCAATCGGAGTCTGAACATAACTCTAATTTTCAGAAAAagatcaaatccataaatttgtATGCTGAACATCACAATCACTCACATAGATCGAAACCCACCTATAAGAGCTGATCACATTGACAacataaaacaataaaaaggtaaaattgCATCAAACTCGACCTTTTTCCACTAAGAACAACTAGAGCCCAATTCGTAAACCCTAAAAATATACTCGCACAAGGAACTCAAACCCATTGAAGTACAAACAAAAATCCCATTTTTCCACAACAAAGAGATCTGACAAAGATTACTGCAGACAGATTAGCTTACAAGGGGGTGGCGGAGTAGTAAACGGCGTGAGGGCCAAACGTCAGGATTGCACAGTTGAAGAAATGAAAAATCGTCATATTTTCTGCCGCCGTTAACGTGGGAGAGAAGGAGGAGATCCAACGCAGATTCTTGACAAAAGGAGTCGTTGCAGGTGAATGGGGGGTGTCTTCCGATTTGGATGGACGATGATGAATATGCAATAATTGGGCTTCAGGGATCTGTTGTGGGCCGAAAAAGGCTTAAGCTATTTGAcccaaacaaataaacaaagcCCAGTATGTAGTGTTTGGTCCACATGAGTAAACAAAATCGGGCTTCTACGGCAAACCCACAGCCCCATTTTGTTGGGCTACAGCCTACATGTGTAGACctagattttttaattttgatcaacaacaatcataaaattaattaataattagatTGGAAAATATATACATCAGTGACAACATGTACGGTGTGCTGGTTCATGTCA comes from the Henckelia pumila isolate YLH828 chromosome 1, ASM3356847v2, whole genome shotgun sequence genome and includes:
- the LOC140875602 gene encoding uncharacterized protein; this translates as MTIFHFFNCAILTFGPHAVYYSATPLSEYDTIGTSIKAAVVYLVTTLVKLVCLATFLKVSESDSFDPYQELMKAMIGFIDVAGLYFALTRLTHRNISQNHKFQAVGLGWAFADSVLHRLAPLWVGARGLEFTWDYILQGLEANANLVLCISLAALGSLMWLRKNKPKPLIPIIYTCAGIVATMPSITSYLRRGLGWHFPKIVGFEMFISLIMAFISWQLFVACQRSSYKVVMT